The following proteins are encoded in a genomic region of Pangasianodon hypophthalmus isolate fPanHyp1 chromosome 26, fPanHyp1.pri, whole genome shotgun sequence:
- the LOC117596142 gene encoding NACHT, LRR and PYD domains-containing protein 12 isoform X1: protein MFPNDTARAQSSSSSSAGFSVVVNAENGSIVNVPALINSTFSDHVALNIRGSTACTETEKENLDLSTEVLQKFLASHKANMKKKIECIFEGKRDAKTKILLKKVYTQLYITEGEFKEVNKEHEILKIDKAFNVKKTQDKPINCNEIFNVPGKNEENKVVLTKGIAGIGKTVSVQKFILDWAEGEANQYIDCIFFLPFREINLIKDKEYSLHELLQEFYPELEKLSETNLYKNLKLAFVLDGLDESRLPLEFNVHMVRSEQKKASVNALITNLIEGNLLPSALIWITSRPAAANQIPSEHVSLFTEVRGFTDKQKEEYFKKRVKDVNDASKIISQIKKSRSLYIMCHIPIFCWITAMVLQEMLVQNDGEEIPTTLAEMYIHFLLIQMNIKNQKYDDKVERDLKKLLEMNRETILKLAKLAFNQLKKGNIMFYEEDLLECGIEVRVDSEYTGMCAEIFKKESVLHEKKVYCFIHLSIQEFFAALHVFNSYLNKNMNELHFFFNDCPPIDTQLYVLLNKAVDKAKESENGHLDLFLRFLLGISLETNQKLLQGVLTHTQSTKKCINRVIQHIRQMQNSPRYLSPETSINHFFCLMELKDGSLYNQIKKYLCTDKLPDRELSSSNCSALAYLMLMSGAVLEELDPKKFNPSNSAYRRLIPAVRCFRKAWLAGCELTETCWETVASALEAENSVLTALDLSDNYRVEKGAKFLSDGLRSSHCKLEILRLARCHFSQSSCAELASALTSVSSSLSELDLSDNDLQDSGLELLFAGRENLYCKLQILRLSWCNLTEKSCSFLSSVLNTVRELDLSNNDLQDSGVKIISDGLSNEQCKLQILRLSGCLVTQEGFSLLASALTSNSLSVLRDLDLSYNNPGDDGEKLLSDLLNNPNCKLETLKMEPKSEQFIKAGIKKYACDLTFNPNTAHTQLCLSESNKKVSYTIQDQQYPDHPERFQVYHQVLCNESLSHRSYWEVLLEGSSPEIGITYPDIRRKEEDLAPLDAQMKLGLNPISWVLMCVNNKRFYARHNSEDTDIDMPKPNRIGVYLDWPAGTLSFYSVSPDTHTLKHIHTFCTLFEKPVLPGFSVESGCLTLCQLD, encoded by the exons acaCAGCTCGAGCCCagtcttcttcctcttcttctgctGGATTCTCTGTTGTTGTAAATGCTGAAAACGGCAGTATTGTTAATGTTCCTGCGCTCATTAACAGCACATTCTCTGATCATGTTGCCCTCAACATCAGAGGCAGCACTGCTTGCACTG AAACTGAAAAGGAAAACTTGG ACTTGTCCACAGAAGTTCTACAGAAATTTTTGGCGAGTCACAAAGCcaacatgaagaagaaaattgAGTGCATTTTTGAGGGCAAAAGGGATGCAAAAACTAAAATACTTCTGAAGAAGGTCTACACACAGCTGTACATCACCGAAGGAGAATTCAAAGAAGTTAACAAAGAACACGAGATCCTGAAAATCGACAAAGCTTTTAATGTGAAGAAAACTCAAGACAAACCAATCAACTGCAATGAGATTTTCAATGTTCCggggaaaaatgaagaaaataaagttGTGCTCACCAAGGGAATTGcaggaattggaaaaacagtatCTGTGCAGAAGTTTATTCTTGATTGGGCTGAAGGAGAAGCCAACCAATATATAGACTGCATTTTCTTCCTTCCATTCCGAGAGATTAATTTGATTAAAGATAAAGAATACAGTCTTCATGAATTACTGCAGGAATTCTACCCTGAACTGGAAAAACTCAGTGAAacaaatttgtacaaaaatCTCAAGCTTGCATTTGTGTTAGATGGGCTTGATGAGAGCCGTCTTCCGCTGGAGTTCAATGTCCATATGGTGAGAAGCGAACAGAAGAAAGCATCTGTGAATGCTCTCATCACAAACTTGATTGAAGGAAATCTGCTTCCTTCTGCTCTGATCTGGATCACATCTCGGCcagcagcagccaatcagatcccttcGGAGCATGTGAGCTTGTTTACAGAAGTGCGAGGATTCACTGATAAACAGAAGGAGGAGTATTTTAAAAAGAGAGTAAAGGATGTGAATGACGCCTCTAAAATCATCTCACAGATTAAGAAGTCTCGGAGCCTCTATATCATGTGTCACATCCCCATCTTCTGCTGGATCACCGCTATGGTGCTTCAGGAGATGCTGGTGCAAAATGATGGTGAAGAAATTCCCACTACACTGGCTGAAATGTACATCCATTTCCTGCTTATACAGATGAACATCAAAAACCAGAAGTATGATGACAAAGTGGAGCGAGATTTGAAGAAACTGCTGGAAATGAACAGAGAAACGATCCTGAAACTGGCCAAGCTGGCATTTAATCAGCTGAAGAAGGGGAACATCATGTTCTATGAAGAAGACCTGCTAGAGTGTGGTATTGAGGTCAGAGTAGATTCAGAGTACACTGGGATGTGCGCTGAGATCTTCAAGAAAGAATCTGTGCTTCACGAGAAGAAGGTTTACTGTTTCATACATTTGAGCATTCAAGAGTTTTTTGCTGCACTCCATGTTTTCAACTCCTACCTGAACAAAAATATGAATGAGTTACACTTTTTCTTCAATGATTGCCCTCCTATAGATACTCAGCTTTATGTTTTACTGAACAAGGCTGTTGATAAAGCCAAGGAGAGCGAGAATGGACATTTAGATCTCTTTCTTCGATTCTTGTTAGGCATTTCGCTGGAGACCAATCAGAAACTCCTGCAAGGcgttcttacacacacacagtcaaccAAAAAGTGCATTAACAGAGTGATCCAGCACATCAGGCAAATGCAGAACAGCCCTCGCTATTTGTCCCCTGAGACGTCTATCAATCACTTCTTCTGTCTGATGGAACTGAAAGATGGCTCCCTGTACAACCAAATCAAGAAATATCTGTGTACAGACAAACTTCCAGATAGAGAGTTATCATCGTCAAATTGCTCAGCTCTGGCCTACTTGATGTTAATGTCTGGGGCCGTTTTGGAGGAACTTGACCCGAAAAAATTCAACCCATCTAATTCAGCCTACAGGAGACTCATCCCGGCTGTCAGGTGCTTCAGAAAAGCTTG GCTTGCTGGTTGTGAGCTCACTGAAACGTGCTGGGAGACCGTGGCTTCAGCTCTGGAGGCAGAAAACTCGGTTCTGACAGCGCTGGACCTGAGCGATAATTACAGAGTGGAGAAGGGAGCAAAGTTTCTTTCTGATGGACTGAGGAgttcacactgtaaactggagatactgag GTTAGCGAGATGCCATTTCTCCCAGAGCAGCTGTGCCGAACTTGCTTCAGCCCTCACATCAGTTTCGTCTTCTCTGAGTGAACTGGACCTGAGCGACAACGACCTGCAGGACTCAGGACTGGAGCTGCTCTTTGCTGGAAGGGAAAATTTATACTGTAAACTGCAGATTCTGAG GCTGAGCTGGTGTAACCTCACAGAGAAGAGCTGCTCATTCCTCTCCTCCGTTCTCAACACTGTAAGAGAGCTGGATCTGAGTAACAAtgacctgcaggattcaggagtgaagatCATTTCTGATGGACTCAGCAATGAACAGTGCAAACTGCAGATACTGAG gtTGTCCGGTTGTTTAGTGACACAAGAAGGATTTTCTTTACTGGCATCTGCTCTGACTTCAAACTCCTTATCTGTCCTGAGAGATCTGGATCTGAGCTACAATAATCCAGGAGATGATGGAGaaaagctgctctctgatctactgaataATCCAAACTGCAAACTGGAGACACTCAA AATGGAACCAAAAAGTGAACAATTTATCAAAGCAGGGATCAAAAAGT ATGCCTGTGATCTCACTTTCAACCCAAACACGGCCCACACACAACTGTGTCTGTCCGAGTCAAACAAGAAGGTCTCATACACGATCCAAGATCAGCAGTACCCAGATCACCCGGAGAGATTTCAGGTGTATCACCAGGTTCTGTGTAACGAGAGTCTGAGCCATCGCAGTTACTGGGAAGTCTTGTTGGAAGGCTCATCACCAGAAATTGGCATCACGTATCCTGACATTCGGAGGAAAGAGGAAGATCTGGCACCGTTGGACGCTCAAATGAAGCTTGGGTTAAACCCGATCTCTTGGGTGCTAATGTGTGTTAACAACAAACGCTTCTATGCCAGGCACAATTCAGAGGACACGGACATAGACATGCCAAAGCCGAACAGGATAGGTGTGTATCTGGACTGGCCTGCTGGAACACTGTCCTTTTACAGCGTCTcaccagatacacacacacttaaacacatacacacattctgcaCACTGTTTGAGAAGCCGGTGCTTCCAGGGTTCAGCGTGGAAAGTGGCTGTCTGACTTTGTGCCAGCTGGATTAA
- the LOC117596142 gene encoding NACHT, LRR and PYD domains-containing protein 12 isoform X2: MFPNETEKENLDLSTEVLQKFLASHKANMKKKIECIFEGKRDAKTKILLKKVYTQLYITEGEFKEVNKEHEILKIDKAFNVKKTQDKPINCNEIFNVPGKNEENKVVLTKGIAGIGKTVSVQKFILDWAEGEANQYIDCIFFLPFREINLIKDKEYSLHELLQEFYPELEKLSETNLYKNLKLAFVLDGLDESRLPLEFNVHMVRSEQKKASVNALITNLIEGNLLPSALIWITSRPAAANQIPSEHVSLFTEVRGFTDKQKEEYFKKRVKDVNDASKIISQIKKSRSLYIMCHIPIFCWITAMVLQEMLVQNDGEEIPTTLAEMYIHFLLIQMNIKNQKYDDKVERDLKKLLEMNRETILKLAKLAFNQLKKGNIMFYEEDLLECGIEVRVDSEYTGMCAEIFKKESVLHEKKVYCFIHLSIQEFFAALHVFNSYLNKNMNELHFFFNDCPPIDTQLYVLLNKAVDKAKESENGHLDLFLRFLLGISLETNQKLLQGVLTHTQSTKKCINRVIQHIRQMQNSPRYLSPETSINHFFCLMELKDGSLYNQIKKYLCTDKLPDRELSSSNCSALAYLMLMSGAVLEELDPKKFNPSNSAYRRLIPAVRCFRKAWLAGCELTETCWETVASALEAENSVLTALDLSDNYRVEKGAKFLSDGLRSSHCKLEILRLARCHFSQSSCAELASALTSVSSSLSELDLSDNDLQDSGLELLFAGRENLYCKLQILRLSWCNLTEKSCSFLSSVLNTVRELDLSNNDLQDSGVKIISDGLSNEQCKLQILRLSGCLVTQEGFSLLASALTSNSLSVLRDLDLSYNNPGDDGEKLLSDLLNNPNCKLETLKMEPKSEQFIKAGIKKYACDLTFNPNTAHTQLCLSESNKKVSYTIQDQQYPDHPERFQVYHQVLCNESLSHRSYWEVLLEGSSPEIGITYPDIRRKEEDLAPLDAQMKLGLNPISWVLMCVNNKRFYARHNSEDTDIDMPKPNRIGVYLDWPAGTLSFYSVSPDTHTLKHIHTFCTLFEKPVLPGFSVESGCLTLCQLD; encoded by the exons AAACTGAAAAGGAAAACTTGG ACTTGTCCACAGAAGTTCTACAGAAATTTTTGGCGAGTCACAAAGCcaacatgaagaagaaaattgAGTGCATTTTTGAGGGCAAAAGGGATGCAAAAACTAAAATACTTCTGAAGAAGGTCTACACACAGCTGTACATCACCGAAGGAGAATTCAAAGAAGTTAACAAAGAACACGAGATCCTGAAAATCGACAAAGCTTTTAATGTGAAGAAAACTCAAGACAAACCAATCAACTGCAATGAGATTTTCAATGTTCCggggaaaaatgaagaaaataaagttGTGCTCACCAAGGGAATTGcaggaattggaaaaacagtatCTGTGCAGAAGTTTATTCTTGATTGGGCTGAAGGAGAAGCCAACCAATATATAGACTGCATTTTCTTCCTTCCATTCCGAGAGATTAATTTGATTAAAGATAAAGAATACAGTCTTCATGAATTACTGCAGGAATTCTACCCTGAACTGGAAAAACTCAGTGAAacaaatttgtacaaaaatCTCAAGCTTGCATTTGTGTTAGATGGGCTTGATGAGAGCCGTCTTCCGCTGGAGTTCAATGTCCATATGGTGAGAAGCGAACAGAAGAAAGCATCTGTGAATGCTCTCATCACAAACTTGATTGAAGGAAATCTGCTTCCTTCTGCTCTGATCTGGATCACATCTCGGCcagcagcagccaatcagatcccttcGGAGCATGTGAGCTTGTTTACAGAAGTGCGAGGATTCACTGATAAACAGAAGGAGGAGTATTTTAAAAAGAGAGTAAAGGATGTGAATGACGCCTCTAAAATCATCTCACAGATTAAGAAGTCTCGGAGCCTCTATATCATGTGTCACATCCCCATCTTCTGCTGGATCACCGCTATGGTGCTTCAGGAGATGCTGGTGCAAAATGATGGTGAAGAAATTCCCACTACACTGGCTGAAATGTACATCCATTTCCTGCTTATACAGATGAACATCAAAAACCAGAAGTATGATGACAAAGTGGAGCGAGATTTGAAGAAACTGCTGGAAATGAACAGAGAAACGATCCTGAAACTGGCCAAGCTGGCATTTAATCAGCTGAAGAAGGGGAACATCATGTTCTATGAAGAAGACCTGCTAGAGTGTGGTATTGAGGTCAGAGTAGATTCAGAGTACACTGGGATGTGCGCTGAGATCTTCAAGAAAGAATCTGTGCTTCACGAGAAGAAGGTTTACTGTTTCATACATTTGAGCATTCAAGAGTTTTTTGCTGCACTCCATGTTTTCAACTCCTACCTGAACAAAAATATGAATGAGTTACACTTTTTCTTCAATGATTGCCCTCCTATAGATACTCAGCTTTATGTTTTACTGAACAAGGCTGTTGATAAAGCCAAGGAGAGCGAGAATGGACATTTAGATCTCTTTCTTCGATTCTTGTTAGGCATTTCGCTGGAGACCAATCAGAAACTCCTGCAAGGcgttcttacacacacacagtcaaccAAAAAGTGCATTAACAGAGTGATCCAGCACATCAGGCAAATGCAGAACAGCCCTCGCTATTTGTCCCCTGAGACGTCTATCAATCACTTCTTCTGTCTGATGGAACTGAAAGATGGCTCCCTGTACAACCAAATCAAGAAATATCTGTGTACAGACAAACTTCCAGATAGAGAGTTATCATCGTCAAATTGCTCAGCTCTGGCCTACTTGATGTTAATGTCTGGGGCCGTTTTGGAGGAACTTGACCCGAAAAAATTCAACCCATCTAATTCAGCCTACAGGAGACTCATCCCGGCTGTCAGGTGCTTCAGAAAAGCTTG GCTTGCTGGTTGTGAGCTCACTGAAACGTGCTGGGAGACCGTGGCTTCAGCTCTGGAGGCAGAAAACTCGGTTCTGACAGCGCTGGACCTGAGCGATAATTACAGAGTGGAGAAGGGAGCAAAGTTTCTTTCTGATGGACTGAGGAgttcacactgtaaactggagatactgag GTTAGCGAGATGCCATTTCTCCCAGAGCAGCTGTGCCGAACTTGCTTCAGCCCTCACATCAGTTTCGTCTTCTCTGAGTGAACTGGACCTGAGCGACAACGACCTGCAGGACTCAGGACTGGAGCTGCTCTTTGCTGGAAGGGAAAATTTATACTGTAAACTGCAGATTCTGAG GCTGAGCTGGTGTAACCTCACAGAGAAGAGCTGCTCATTCCTCTCCTCCGTTCTCAACACTGTAAGAGAGCTGGATCTGAGTAACAAtgacctgcaggattcaggagtgaagatCATTTCTGATGGACTCAGCAATGAACAGTGCAAACTGCAGATACTGAG gtTGTCCGGTTGTTTAGTGACACAAGAAGGATTTTCTTTACTGGCATCTGCTCTGACTTCAAACTCCTTATCTGTCCTGAGAGATCTGGATCTGAGCTACAATAATCCAGGAGATGATGGAGaaaagctgctctctgatctactgaataATCCAAACTGCAAACTGGAGACACTCAA AATGGAACCAAAAAGTGAACAATTTATCAAAGCAGGGATCAAAAAGT ATGCCTGTGATCTCACTTTCAACCCAAACACGGCCCACACACAACTGTGTCTGTCCGAGTCAAACAAGAAGGTCTCATACACGATCCAAGATCAGCAGTACCCAGATCACCCGGAGAGATTTCAGGTGTATCACCAGGTTCTGTGTAACGAGAGTCTGAGCCATCGCAGTTACTGGGAAGTCTTGTTGGAAGGCTCATCACCAGAAATTGGCATCACGTATCCTGACATTCGGAGGAAAGAGGAAGATCTGGCACCGTTGGACGCTCAAATGAAGCTTGGGTTAAACCCGATCTCTTGGGTGCTAATGTGTGTTAACAACAAACGCTTCTATGCCAGGCACAATTCAGAGGACACGGACATAGACATGCCAAAGCCGAACAGGATAGGTGTGTATCTGGACTGGCCTGCTGGAACACTGTCCTTTTACAGCGTCTcaccagatacacacacacttaaacacatacacacattctgcaCACTGTTTGAGAAGCCGGTGCTTCCAGGGTTCAGCGTGGAAAGTGGCTGTCTGACTTTGTGCCAGCTGGATTAA
- the LOC117596142 gene encoding NACHT, LRR and PYD domains-containing protein 3 isoform X3, with the protein MFPNDLSTEVLQKFLASHKANMKKKIECIFEGKRDAKTKILLKKVYTQLYITEGEFKEVNKEHEILKIDKAFNVKKTQDKPINCNEIFNVPGKNEENKVVLTKGIAGIGKTVSVQKFILDWAEGEANQYIDCIFFLPFREINLIKDKEYSLHELLQEFYPELEKLSETNLYKNLKLAFVLDGLDESRLPLEFNVHMVRSEQKKASVNALITNLIEGNLLPSALIWITSRPAAANQIPSEHVSLFTEVRGFTDKQKEEYFKKRVKDVNDASKIISQIKKSRSLYIMCHIPIFCWITAMVLQEMLVQNDGEEIPTTLAEMYIHFLLIQMNIKNQKYDDKVERDLKKLLEMNRETILKLAKLAFNQLKKGNIMFYEEDLLECGIEVRVDSEYTGMCAEIFKKESVLHEKKVYCFIHLSIQEFFAALHVFNSYLNKNMNELHFFFNDCPPIDTQLYVLLNKAVDKAKESENGHLDLFLRFLLGISLETNQKLLQGVLTHTQSTKKCINRVIQHIRQMQNSPRYLSPETSINHFFCLMELKDGSLYNQIKKYLCTDKLPDRELSSSNCSALAYLMLMSGAVLEELDPKKFNPSNSAYRRLIPAVRCFRKAWLAGCELTETCWETVASALEAENSVLTALDLSDNYRVEKGAKFLSDGLRSSHCKLEILRLARCHFSQSSCAELASALTSVSSSLSELDLSDNDLQDSGLELLFAGRENLYCKLQILRLSWCNLTEKSCSFLSSVLNTVRELDLSNNDLQDSGVKIISDGLSNEQCKLQILRLSGCLVTQEGFSLLASALTSNSLSVLRDLDLSYNNPGDDGEKLLSDLLNNPNCKLETLKMEPKSEQFIKAGIKKYACDLTFNPNTAHTQLCLSESNKKVSYTIQDQQYPDHPERFQVYHQVLCNESLSHRSYWEVLLEGSSPEIGITYPDIRRKEEDLAPLDAQMKLGLNPISWVLMCVNNKRFYARHNSEDTDIDMPKPNRIGVYLDWPAGTLSFYSVSPDTHTLKHIHTFCTLFEKPVLPGFSVESGCLTLCQLD; encoded by the exons ACTTGTCCACAGAAGTTCTACAGAAATTTTTGGCGAGTCACAAAGCcaacatgaagaagaaaattgAGTGCATTTTTGAGGGCAAAAGGGATGCAAAAACTAAAATACTTCTGAAGAAGGTCTACACACAGCTGTACATCACCGAAGGAGAATTCAAAGAAGTTAACAAAGAACACGAGATCCTGAAAATCGACAAAGCTTTTAATGTGAAGAAAACTCAAGACAAACCAATCAACTGCAATGAGATTTTCAATGTTCCggggaaaaatgaagaaaataaagttGTGCTCACCAAGGGAATTGcaggaattggaaaaacagtatCTGTGCAGAAGTTTATTCTTGATTGGGCTGAAGGAGAAGCCAACCAATATATAGACTGCATTTTCTTCCTTCCATTCCGAGAGATTAATTTGATTAAAGATAAAGAATACAGTCTTCATGAATTACTGCAGGAATTCTACCCTGAACTGGAAAAACTCAGTGAAacaaatttgtacaaaaatCTCAAGCTTGCATTTGTGTTAGATGGGCTTGATGAGAGCCGTCTTCCGCTGGAGTTCAATGTCCATATGGTGAGAAGCGAACAGAAGAAAGCATCTGTGAATGCTCTCATCACAAACTTGATTGAAGGAAATCTGCTTCCTTCTGCTCTGATCTGGATCACATCTCGGCcagcagcagccaatcagatcccttcGGAGCATGTGAGCTTGTTTACAGAAGTGCGAGGATTCACTGATAAACAGAAGGAGGAGTATTTTAAAAAGAGAGTAAAGGATGTGAATGACGCCTCTAAAATCATCTCACAGATTAAGAAGTCTCGGAGCCTCTATATCATGTGTCACATCCCCATCTTCTGCTGGATCACCGCTATGGTGCTTCAGGAGATGCTGGTGCAAAATGATGGTGAAGAAATTCCCACTACACTGGCTGAAATGTACATCCATTTCCTGCTTATACAGATGAACATCAAAAACCAGAAGTATGATGACAAAGTGGAGCGAGATTTGAAGAAACTGCTGGAAATGAACAGAGAAACGATCCTGAAACTGGCCAAGCTGGCATTTAATCAGCTGAAGAAGGGGAACATCATGTTCTATGAAGAAGACCTGCTAGAGTGTGGTATTGAGGTCAGAGTAGATTCAGAGTACACTGGGATGTGCGCTGAGATCTTCAAGAAAGAATCTGTGCTTCACGAGAAGAAGGTTTACTGTTTCATACATTTGAGCATTCAAGAGTTTTTTGCTGCACTCCATGTTTTCAACTCCTACCTGAACAAAAATATGAATGAGTTACACTTTTTCTTCAATGATTGCCCTCCTATAGATACTCAGCTTTATGTTTTACTGAACAAGGCTGTTGATAAAGCCAAGGAGAGCGAGAATGGACATTTAGATCTCTTTCTTCGATTCTTGTTAGGCATTTCGCTGGAGACCAATCAGAAACTCCTGCAAGGcgttcttacacacacacagtcaaccAAAAAGTGCATTAACAGAGTGATCCAGCACATCAGGCAAATGCAGAACAGCCCTCGCTATTTGTCCCCTGAGACGTCTATCAATCACTTCTTCTGTCTGATGGAACTGAAAGATGGCTCCCTGTACAACCAAATCAAGAAATATCTGTGTACAGACAAACTTCCAGATAGAGAGTTATCATCGTCAAATTGCTCAGCTCTGGCCTACTTGATGTTAATGTCTGGGGCCGTTTTGGAGGAACTTGACCCGAAAAAATTCAACCCATCTAATTCAGCCTACAGGAGACTCATCCCGGCTGTCAGGTGCTTCAGAAAAGCTTG GCTTGCTGGTTGTGAGCTCACTGAAACGTGCTGGGAGACCGTGGCTTCAGCTCTGGAGGCAGAAAACTCGGTTCTGACAGCGCTGGACCTGAGCGATAATTACAGAGTGGAGAAGGGAGCAAAGTTTCTTTCTGATGGACTGAGGAgttcacactgtaaactggagatactgag GTTAGCGAGATGCCATTTCTCCCAGAGCAGCTGTGCCGAACTTGCTTCAGCCCTCACATCAGTTTCGTCTTCTCTGAGTGAACTGGACCTGAGCGACAACGACCTGCAGGACTCAGGACTGGAGCTGCTCTTTGCTGGAAGGGAAAATTTATACTGTAAACTGCAGATTCTGAG GCTGAGCTGGTGTAACCTCACAGAGAAGAGCTGCTCATTCCTCTCCTCCGTTCTCAACACTGTAAGAGAGCTGGATCTGAGTAACAAtgacctgcaggattcaggagtgaagatCATTTCTGATGGACTCAGCAATGAACAGTGCAAACTGCAGATACTGAG gtTGTCCGGTTGTTTAGTGACACAAGAAGGATTTTCTTTACTGGCATCTGCTCTGACTTCAAACTCCTTATCTGTCCTGAGAGATCTGGATCTGAGCTACAATAATCCAGGAGATGATGGAGaaaagctgctctctgatctactgaataATCCAAACTGCAAACTGGAGACACTCAA AATGGAACCAAAAAGTGAACAATTTATCAAAGCAGGGATCAAAAAGT ATGCCTGTGATCTCACTTTCAACCCAAACACGGCCCACACACAACTGTGTCTGTCCGAGTCAAACAAGAAGGTCTCATACACGATCCAAGATCAGCAGTACCCAGATCACCCGGAGAGATTTCAGGTGTATCACCAGGTTCTGTGTAACGAGAGTCTGAGCCATCGCAGTTACTGGGAAGTCTTGTTGGAAGGCTCATCACCAGAAATTGGCATCACGTATCCTGACATTCGGAGGAAAGAGGAAGATCTGGCACCGTTGGACGCTCAAATGAAGCTTGGGTTAAACCCGATCTCTTGGGTGCTAATGTGTGTTAACAACAAACGCTTCTATGCCAGGCACAATTCAGAGGACACGGACATAGACATGCCAAAGCCGAACAGGATAGGTGTGTATCTGGACTGGCCTGCTGGAACACTGTCCTTTTACAGCGTCTcaccagatacacacacacttaaacacatacacacattctgcaCACTGTTTGAGAAGCCGGTGCTTCCAGGGTTCAGCGTGGAAAGTGGCTGTCTGACTTTGTGCCAGCTGGATTAA